CCctggcgtaatccaagtctccggaagcTCcggagatcccaaattgattttcaaAGAGACGTTATTTACGCCTTCGACGTTGACTGGAGCTTGTGCGCCCCACGCTTCAGACGAGGTGTGCTCTAATGCTTTTTAGCTCTgctgctacagtgaagatttcggCTTAAGAAGGGGTGTTAATGACATTTATTCAAATCAGATTTTGGGATGTCGGATGAGCTGTTGATGTCTTGGTtgcttttttgtctctttgcattATAAAACAAGTCTCCAACTGCTTCAGTCTTTTTgctgtggagctccagaaaagttttgttgACTACAAAACTCCAGCTGACTTTCAccggcatgagggtgagtagatgatgactacactttcatttttggttgaactcttcctttaagTAAGTCCTGCTGCTAACAGGCCTACTTTTAACATGAGCAAGCCTTTGAACGCAgcaaatatatttgtttttacagtgaagTGTCATTACTTTTACTTACGTAAAGGCTCTGAATAGTTGCTCCACCGCTGTCTGTGACGACAGCATCGTCCAGACAGCACCAGTTCTATCTGAAGCTCGGAAACATCATGAATCAGGTGAAGAATTTGACACAATTTATCGAGCAGCTCACTGTAGGAAAGTGAAGTGAGCGTCTGTGCCTGGGCCTGCCCTTGTGTATTGACTGCCACCGGGCAgccaacgtgtgtgtgtgtgtgtggttctggcCCAAATGCTCACTTGTTTCAAGCTTGGGTTAGACTGACATCTTCGGCTGCCAAACGCTGCTGATCGGCACGCtgcacaagcacaaacattAATTCACACAGCGCGAGACTCACCATGAGGAGCTCCATCATAGCAATTCATTCAGAATGTATTGTTTAGTCAAAAGTAAAGGACTTGGTGGGGAGTCGCACCACGCTGACAGAACCCTGTTGGATCTGAATCAGTCCATCGCTGTTGTGTAACGGTGAGGTGATACAACTTGAAAGAATTAGTCGCATCAACTACTTCTCTTTTTGATGCACATGATGGCAAATAAACTTGGAATTCCCATTTTATTAGCTTTTATTCTGAGACCGAGTCTGGAGTGGCAagacttttcctttttatttatttatgttttttgttaaaaaaaaaaaatgagttgtACTAGTGATACTTTATTTATAATTGACAGATATCACAGGGTGTGACATCTGAATCGTCAGTCTTTGGAGCAATGTGGAAACAACTCTGGAGAATGATTAACTTCGGAAATCTCAGTTTATACTGTTGgaacaaacagcagtgtttGACATGAGGAATTGAAGTTGAagtgaggaaaataaacaaacaaacaaaaaacaacccaaaacttAAAGGCAGACAGAGGGTTATACAAGTGGAAAACACTCTTAATTGGATGaggctgtgtgtgcagtgcagaCATATCACGTTAATAATAAACGTGAATTCACGTCTCTGCTTCTGCCCAAGGATCTGGGCCGTGCTTTTATTTCAGAAGGGGAGAAATGTCTGATACAAAAGTCCTCCACTGAATTCACCTTTGGCCAAACTGAAGTTGAGCGCCTCTGACTCTGAAGATCTCAGTTTTAGGAGGAGTTTATGACTCCTGCTGCTCCCCTGAGACCTTTTCAccaaaaccttttcttttttttttttcccgacgTGAGAGTTGGTCTGAGCAGTAACATCTGCTGGGACCTGTAGACACTGGTTCTTTTTCTCTTGTGGGTCGTGCAAAgttccagtctctctctctctctctcgggcGAGTAAACACTTTCTGGGAAATGAACCAAACCAGCCGACAGTTATCTTGTACCAAAGTTTGGCCGCGGggtgagaaaataaagacaggcGACGCAGCGAGCGCTCGCAGCATGGCGCAAAACACCGAAGAAAGTCCGCTCCGTGTCTCCAAACACCCAACTGGTAACGGTGCCGGCAGGATGAGAGGAGCCGACAACGCAGACCCGAACACTTACGGGTTCGGACACATGATCCCGCTCGCCTGTGGCatggaaaaacactgctgtcaaacagctgctgctgctcaggaggaGTTGTTCAACGCTGACTGCCGTGTGGGCGACAACCGCTCTTTTTCTGCCTGCGCCACAATCTCAGAGACAGCCAGGGAGCTGTGCAAAGCTGTGTCCGTGTCTCTGGGACTGGCCATGGAGTGCAGTGACTCCAGCGACATGGACGCTGCTCTCCCCCAGTGCGCAGCGAATGACCACGTTCGAGGAGAGTATTTGTTCGGGGTTGGAAACGCGCCTCTGAGCTGTCCCGGCGGCCAGGCTGCTGTCAGCGGCTACAAGTGCGCAGAAGAGCGGCCGCTGCACGgacacaagcagcagcagcagcagcagcagctgatggaaatgtttaaaagttcAGAGACCGCTGCGCACCTGCAGCACCTCACCTCCGCTCGGACACCTGTAGACGAGCAGAACTTCACAATGTGCAAGGCTGAGGACAGCACTCCAGAGGAGACGGCTCACCTGGACCCAGTGCGCGCAGCTTCCTGCCCGTACGCCCAATCCGCGCAGCCGGGCAGCCTGACACACTTCGACCCACCGGCTCAAGAGAGACCGTGGCGGCTCTACAAGCCCCCCGACGAAGCGGGAGACTTCATGGAAGTCATGGAGAGCAGCTTCGCAACAACAAGTGGTTATCAGCCGGAGCAGTTCAGCATGAAAATCAAATGCGAAGACACCGAATCTGGCGGAGCGTTGTGGGGCGGTAACCACAACTTTAATGACAGGTACAACTCCCAGTGTTGGGGTCCGAGGCACTGCGTGAGCGCACACGGCGCAGGAGCCGACAGCGCGTTATGTAATCCATACGAGAGGAGCGCAGCGCGGCCGGAGCAGTGGTACCCAGGCGGGATGCTGAGGTCGCCATATCCCAACTCCAGCTACATGAAGAGTGAAGTGGGCGAGTGGCTCGATGTTCCCTATAATGACCCCAGGTAAACTAAATTTATACTACTGTTAAAACAACCATCAAATATATTTTGTGCCTTGAAAAGTTATATAGAAGAAAATGGTGACTCTGCTCTGACAGTAAAAACTGTACACTTACGCTACAAGTCTTAAATCTGACCCCAGACAATAAAACAGAGTTGAACAGGTGTGTTAAATCTTAACATCCATCCTGCTGTTTTGAAAATTAACTTCTTAACACTTTAATGCACTTTTTTAAATAAGATATatccatgtttttaaaaatggccaCAGTGCATTTTTATTCTGCGCTCGTATATTTCCATCAGAAACCAAAGGTCAGAAGACTAAAGAAACACTGAGGTGCCTCACATTTTCTTGTTCATGTGTAAAACATCCAACTGAGGCTTGTGACTgagaacatcctcagcatgttcagtgtgtgtgggggaaCCTGATGTCGTGTTTTTCTagtctttttaaatgaaattccTTTTTGGATCCCTTATTTCTGCCTTATTCAGATTTTATATTTACACCATGCGAGTTGTCCCACATTGGAGATTTACTGGTAAACCtttataaagattttttttatatatgtataaagtCTTGGTATTAATAAATCATATCTGTGAGACATGTCAGACATCCCATCCATGAAGttctaaacaaaaacacaagagtgcTTTTCTTTCCAGATTTTTTCCTGGAGTAAAGTTTGGTTCGACTCTCAGGACTACAACTGTTTTAGAATAAactgaatgactttttttttttttaagccactGAAATGTATTCTTTGTCTTACACGCTGCTTTTCTTGTAAGCATAAATCAAATTGTTCCTGTAAGAGAACATCACTGATTTGATTTCATAAATGGGTTACACAAAATGGAGTAACAACAAAGTAAAGTTCGACCTTTTCATATTTCTATTTCAAGCCGAGGTGCGTGCTGAGTGTTCTGAGACGATTTTATGTTTGTCGGCTCGTTTTAGTTGCGTCCTTCGATGTCactgaaaacttgtttttttaatgtctgcacGATTTACTATCAGTCATAATGAATCATGTTTGCTCCAGACAGTCGTCCTGACATCGTCATGCCCTTTCTGTCTGTGATATTTCACTACAGCTGGTAAATGATTGAGAGCACTAACACTAACCCAGATttatctgccaaaaaaaaaaaaaactcagtgcACCAAGACCATTTTTAGAACCTCATCTGTTGAGTAAATCACTAAACCTGAAACATCAAGGCCATGAATTTAAATGGAAGCAGTAGTCGGTGGTGGTCTTACATGTGAGCACCATGAAACAAAACTAGGAACTGCTCCAAGTCCCAGAGAGACACATGGACGTATGGCAGCACGGTCTGCTGGACCCagagtttggttttgtttgtctttgtggaATATTTCGATCGTTGGCAGTGAGCTGATCTGGTCAGAGGTCTCCAGAGCGGGCTCATGTAGGTTCATTGGTTTACATGATGGGTAGACTCTCGTTCACACCCTGAGTCTGCGTATTCCAGAAAGGGAGGTTTTATTGAATCATCTGAATAATGTTCTGCccctgattattattattattattattattttactcaGGCAAAAGCCTCTACACTTTTGCCCTCACCTAATCTGAGTTTGAGTGAGTCCCATTTGTATCgtatttttggttttgagtttgtTCCTCGACTTTTAACCTGCTCATCATTATAACCGCAGTTATTCACGATGGGTGGGGGAGACATCAAGGACAAATTCATGCCGAATGAGTGCGTAAATGTCATAATTGTTGCATTTCATAGCTGAGAAAGGATCACTTAATGATTGtaagtcaggtttttttttttttttctaaactgagtcaaaataaatgaacaacaCAGCTGATTTGTAAATGCACTCTCTGGGCCGTAGCTGCAGTGATCTGCTGCTCATTTGCAACCAGCTGACCTCTGCTGAACTTTATTTCTGTCACCACACTGATGAATACTTCTTCCACGAGGGAGCACCTGTTGCTTTgcctctttgtttctgctgctgaaacagGTTTTAACTGAGAGAATTCGTGGCCACAGCTCCGGCTGGCTGAGGATGTGGAACtgtacatctttttttcattgcCTGACATCAAATGCTTAAACAAACTCTCTCCATTATCGTGACTGAATAAAccgaaataacaaacagaccttaaaggacaaagctgtttcttactgttttaatttgtttacacgtggcggaccctgccacctttctagtttcaaacagtgttctggtggCTTGTTTTCCTCCAAGAACAAattgtttattcacttgtggAAACAATATGActcaatattgtaaatattattctgagtttgaatttcttcaaaactacaAAGCGATATTTAAACTGTGATcatgtaattttgttttgtctgcttctTGGGCATCCATTTGTTTGCAGTTCCCTGCACTTTGTACCTGTAAAGAAACGGGGTTAGACAGATACGTCAGTTTTAagggaatgtttgtttttttttttcttttttgtatgaTTACCTTGGCGGCATAAactgttctttatttttaaaatgtcaaacatagaAGTGATGGATTTAACTTTTACAAACaaccaattttttttaatcaattttagatttttattctCAAGTGGCAGTAAAATTGCTGCACGTACAGTATACGGATATTATTCATAATCCCAGTCTGGAGCTTGTTTTTGGCCATCACACATTTCTTCTGGCAGAGCCGGAGCTGCGTTACATCACCCATGAATGAAAAGAGATTTCACAATAAGGCTCAAGCGCACACAAACAGTTTTCAGAGAAAAATTGGGTAGactaattaaaatcaaatcagcCAAATAAACCGCTCTTTGCAAGGCTTTATgctttatgcttttttttttttattattattattatttatttatttatttattggtgcCGTCTTGTACCCGGCAGTGACGTCCCGCCGCCCCCTTTGAGAAAGCTCAGGAGTAGAAATTCACGGATGTGGACACTTGAAGCCGTCCACCCCACAGAAGGCTTTAAATAAGGATCTTTCATCCCTGCAACGCCTGTAAATCCAGAGACTTCCAGGTCACAGGACTGGTTAGCTTTTGATTATCAACACATAAACACCCCGCTTGAAAGACTGTTTTTTCTGGCGCTAAGCAACCTGGGATGAAACTAATAACACGCTGTCtgattttaaaggtttaattacggcactttaatacatttttattttcaccttgtTGCTAATATCTGGTCTGTCAAACGGGAGCTTGATTTTTAAGAGAACACCTTCTGAGAAACACTTAAATATAAGCatatatgtttaatatttacCAACTTTTTTATCACTGCAGTTTTGGTAGTATATGTGAATGAACAAAGTAAAGCTTCCTGTTGTGCCTGCACGCAGAGACCACCGATTATTGTCGGACAGTTTATCTTCATGCACGAtattttactttccacttcctgccttggttttttttcccacctattcatttcacctgtcttTTATTCGTCTTTGCTCCTTAGTGTATTTAGAATTAACAATCCATCTTTAAAACTAGGCACAGTCTTACTACTGGTTGTTGGATGTTTTCTACCCTTTTTCTTTATAGCGAAAGGTAATGTACACctttttctggtttctctcGTCATGTAGCATCGattccagaaatgtttgatttttatgcAAAAGCCATCTTTCCAGCAACGAAATACGTCTTTAACCATCTTCTCAAACCACAAATGACTTTTATCTTTCTTATTAAAGGTCAGAAGATAACACTACAACCTTTTATACAAAGTTTTCAATGTGTTCTTTCAGGTCTTTCCAAAGAGACATTAGGTtattaaatacaaaactgtgactgtgatctttgtttttaaaaaacaagatttattGTGGTTTGTGTCAGCCTTGATCCACTACACAGTATGTAGGCCTTcaaagaagctgcagcaggaagtttatatcaaaagaaaaatggtcGCAAGTGTTGCACAATCATGgttaatatttttcatcaggcacgagataaaaaaaaccaaaaaaacttGCCTTTTAATGTGCACattcttttgtatttgttgtattgggtgtttattattattattattattattattattattattattattattattattattattattaacaggTTCCATTTTGATCTGTGTCTACTAAGCGTTGCCACACCCATCTTGACAtgcatattatttattttttcacttttttctgttgatgGATCTCAGACCACGTAGGAATTCTGTTATTATTTATCGCCTCAGCTCTCATTATTTAAACTGCCATCTCATCTCATTCTCTAATTACAGGTTTCGTGGGTGATTAGTGTTGTGAATGAAGTCGGTCAAGATTTCCATTGTTTTGGTAACATTTGTCTAAAGAAATACTAAATCCTCTGTTCATTGTTGTTCCTGTTTCTCGTACCTTGGCTTTGCTCTTATCTCGTCCTTTCTTGCGTCCACTTTTGCCGAGCTGTTCTGTAACGTACGTGTTGTCTGTGCCtgcttgtgtttgcttgttgttgttgtttgtttgtactgtagtttggttttttttattgctagCCATGTGTTTGTCCTGCTCTAATTGTAATTTACAACCATCACATCATGATTGTTTTAACAACCTTGTATCTTGATGAGACTGAATTGAAACAAGTTGTGATGAATTTTGTAATTTCAAGCTTTTATCCGTCTGAATTCTTTTGTCCTGAAGTCATTTGTCACCTAGAATAAATCAGTGGACGTTCTGCATCCTTGTCTCTCTTACACTCAACCTTGATTTCCAAGTTGCACGTCACTGAAGCGACGTTGTGTCTGAGCCTCTTCCAATCTCTCGGTGTTCAAGGCTAAAGCCAGGCGCCCACCATGTCACCCCTTGGCTGTGGTGTTGCCGCTCAAAATCTTTCCCACACAGTCCTCAGTCATCACACTCCCTGAATCACTCACCCAGAGGCCTTGGCACAGTTCAGGGGAATGATCAGTCGAAAGTTTGGAAATTTGGAAAGAATTAAACGAAATCTAAAGCATTATGGACTGGGAGGTAAATTAGTTCAAGGTCAGGCTATATTATCACAACAAGGCTGTTGGTTTCACGACATAATAGCGTCAGGGAGATTaagaaacaataataacaaaagcAGTGAGCAGTTGGTAAGTCAAAGCgaataataaatgttaatgatattaaaGAGATCCAAACAGGACCAGCTGTACGTACATGTTCATCCTGTGGCCGGTCATGGTTTATATTAATCCTATTTCGCTTGTTTTGACCTGCAGGTTCGACGCCAGCAGCGAGCACATGTTCCCAATGGAGTTCTTCTTTCCAGCTCAGAGGATGTGCATGATCTGTTCAGACGAGGCATCTGGCTGCCATTACGGTGCGCTCACCTGTGGCAGCTGCAAAGTTTTCTTCAAAAGAGCTGCAGAAGGTAAAGCTTAAAGGGGCTCTCCGTGCTGGGTTTGGTGCCGCGTACATCAGCAACCACTATTCAGCAGCTGAACCTGTTTAAATCAGAGTGAtgttccttctctctcttttatcgAAAAAAAGCACAGAGCTCGACGTCAGATTTCAATTTTATCTTGTGACAGTGCTCTACTTGTGATCTGGGTAGATTTAGCGTAAAATGGTGAGCGATGGAAAAGACTTCAAATATCCGGTTTAGTAGCCACAAACATggcatggctggaaattgtcccgagggctccttttaaaaatatccagttgtgtCATGCTGACAAATGTTGGAAAATTCCTTCTTACCCGTGGCTGCACCGACATCGCCTCCACTCCTGATATTAAAAAAGTCAGGGACATAAACATGTCAAAGTGACAGTGAGCCACCACATTTTGAAGAAATGTCAGATTGGTATGTGACCTTTGACAGatgtgaacatatcagtggtaCAAAACACAACTctaaacacactgcacaccAAACTCAGACCAAAGTGGGCGGTGCTGATCCAAAACCACTGACGATCTGGTTGGATTCAGGCACAAAACACTTGTTAAGAGAGATCATGATGTCTCTTAAcgtcttgtcaaaaatatctggtgGTTTCATTCTGACGTGTTTAAAAACTcatctcaaacagtggtctcacCTCACCACGATCCCTTCACATGCCAACATGGCAGTAAGGTGAAATGTCATGTGTCgtagaaatgttgatttgaTACGTACGGCATATACAAATTTGAATGAACCTGCGGCTTGCAGAAAAGTAAAATCcgaacattttcctctgagatatAATGATGTAATATCAGATTATAACGCTCGTATTAGAATTTGTAACATCTGGTTTCTCTGTCCGTCCAGGCAAACAGAAATACCTGTGCGCAAGCAAAAACGACTGCACTATTGATAAGCTAAGAAGAAAGAACTGTCCGTCCTGTCGGCTGAGGAAGTGCTTCGAAGCTGGAATGACTCTGGGAGGTAGGCTGCATTAATTGCTGCTTTTACAGACAGCCATTATCGTTTATATTATTTCATTGCCGCGGTTTATCCTGTGACGTTATTAGTCATACTTGTTATCGTCAGCTgcatttcacagcagacaggaaTGAGTGCTGTaataatttgcattttaacacaTACATCTTTGCAGTACAGACTATAATCAACACTGTGCACTGCATCCTGCGCGAACAAAGCCCACTACTgagaaagtgaaaagtgaaactATTAATGGTTTCCCAGGACCAAGTACTTTATTCTCTCTCCACTGCACATCTTAGCTGGCTCTCTCCAATTGTAGCATCATCACAATAGGGGATGTTACTGATAATCAAGCCCCTGACTGAGCTGCCATGCAATTTAGACCTATTCCATTCACTTCTCCTTACTGTCACCCAGACCTGCTCGTCATATTAGGCTGTAAAGATTGACATGTAGTAGACTAATTTTAGTCCTGTGTTCAATTTTCACTCTCTTCCATTTTCTCATTCTGTTAACGGTGAAAATTGTGCTGGAAGCACAAAGCTGACATGAGACACGTGAATTAAAGCCGCAGACATGCTGGCAATTTTTGCCACCAGTCGCTGACAAACCCATGGAGGGAAAATGTGATCTAATGCTGTGATTGTAAGTAAAAAGGCACACCTTTTCTAGTTATGGCTAAAAAGAGCTTCCTTTCACGTATGTTCTCATCCCAGACATGTAATTCATTTGCAGCATTTCACAAGAAAATCTGTGTGGAAGTGGAAGCCACAAAATTAGATGTTTGGTCTTATTATCCCCAAGATGTTTTACTAAAAGAAATTCTTTAAAGTCAGAGTCTTAAAGTACTGATATAGAAATGTTTCTACTAATTgaattttgattgatttattacaAGAACTACACAATTGCAGATGTATAGGCAGTTATATCAGTTAAGTCGTAAGCTTTGTATCTTTAGATCAGATAGCTTATTTGTGTCCCTCCTCATAGTTTGAACATCCTGAAGACTCTGAATCTGGGTTGAGTTTGCCATCTGTTCAAGACCGAAAAGCATACTTATTAAAATTGGTTGAAAATTTCATTTTAGTTTGAATTCCATATTATTCCAGGAATGTTAATTATATCCCCAAATAGAAAACTGAGCAGGGAGGGCACTGATGCTAAACCATGATAGCAGTTTCATCTTGCAGCAACCTGAAGGAGGAAGCTTTACTGCTCACCTGCACTTTGGCTTCTTAGACTTAATTATGGACTTTATTTTTATCACAGTTTTGAGcccaacacacaaaaaacattgacaGTTTCTGAATTAAAACCCATAATTTCGAACATCCGGAATAAATTGAGTCTCTGACCCGACTGGCACACGACAGTCACTTCAGCTGCCGTTTCACCGGAGTTAAActttgatttaatgatttaCACAAATGGCTTTTTCATGTCCAACTTCAAAGTGGGGGAAAAGGCAGCGCAAGGATGTAGGACTGCTTTGCCAGTTTAAATATATTACTTattcaaaaaaaatgttttatacttTGAATATAGTCAGAAAGTTAATTTCATCAACGCTTTCGACTCGGCCACGGTTCAGTCGATGTTTTTTGGATGAgcacttatttttttcaaacattttaattcatcatcatcatcatcatcaaccaGTCCTTAAAAGTACTTCTCCCCTTTGGTGTCTGATGTTTTGGGGATCTGACTCTAAAGTGCTCCTGAGCTAGTTTGGTGTGTTCTCGACTGCCCAAAGGTCTTTTCTCCCCGAACAAGCAGCTAGTCGACTCTACCTACCTGCTCTTAATGCAGACTGGTAGTTTATCAGTGCTAACGACCCCGTGAACCACTGAACTGAATTACAAGCTCATTTATAACATTATGATATAAGATTATGCTGTATAAATACACTAATCTACCACAGAGGTACTAACAGAGTAATATGCATTGAGAATGACTTGATGATGTGAAATAATAGAGTTTAGagatttttaaacattatatGATACGAACAAATCATGTTTATTAAAATCGATATAGTTAAGATATAGTTTATTATAGTAACAGTTCATTAAGCTTTAGTTaactgttatttcactgttaacaaacaatgaaatgcttcattAACCATTAATTAAGCAGTTGCTTATCATAACGTTACAACTGATGTATCTAATACTTTGTAAGGGATCGATAAAT
This sequence is a window from Acanthopagrus latus isolate v.2019 chromosome 13, fAcaLat1.1, whole genome shotgun sequence. Protein-coding genes within it:
- the LOC119030951 gene encoding androgen receptor-like; translation: MNQTSRQLSCTKVWPRGEKIKTGDAASARSMAQNTEESPLRVSKHPTGNGAGRMRGADNADPNTYGFGHMIPLACGMEKHCCQTAAAAQEELFNADCRVGDNRSFSACATISETARELCKAVSVSLGLAMECSDSSDMDAALPQCAANDHVRGEYLFGVGNAPLSCPGGQAAVSGYKCAEERPLHGHKQQQQQQQLMEMFKSSETAAHLQHLTSARTPVDEQNFTMCKAEDSTPEETAHLDPVRAASCPYAQSAQPGSLTHFDPPAQERPWRLYKPPDEAGDFMEVMESSFATTSGYQPEQFSMKIKCEDTESGGALWGGNHNFNDRYNSQCWGPRHCVSAHGAGADSALCNPYERSAARPEQWYPGGMLRSPYPNSSYMKSEVGEWLDVPYNDPRFDASSEHMFPMEFFFPAQRMCMICSDEASGCHYGALTCGSCKVFFKRAAEGKQKYLCASKNDCTIDKLRRKNCPSCRLRKCFEAGMTLGARKLKKIGQQKNPDEDHPPQEPAEVMPNISPKTGLSFNSQVVFLNILESIEPEVAYAGHDYGQPDSAATLLTSLNELGEKQLVKVVKWAKGLPGFRNLHVDDQMTVIQYSWMGVMVFGLGWRSYKNVNGRMLYFAPDLVFNEHRMHISTMYEHCIRMRHLSQEFLLLQITQEEFLCMKALLLFSIIPVEGLKSQKYFDELRLTYINELDRLISYRMSANCSQRFYQLTRLLDSLQMTVKKLHQFTFDLFVQAQSLPTKVSFPEMIGEIISVHVPKILAGLAKPILFHE